In one window of Gossypium hirsutum isolate 1008001.06 chromosome A01, Gossypium_hirsutum_v2.1, whole genome shotgun sequence DNA:
- the LOC107917964 gene encoding pre-rRNA-processing protein TSR1 homolog: MGGSRAQVNKPHKTRFSSKSSRNIHKISQKDKNRIAKSNRNVTQGARAARLQRSKMLREQKKEALLKEKRASSGSASAPRVILLFPLSASVNVSSLAEDILRLLSADVSRALSSTVASSEYKLRATVLHAPRGDLLSCMEMAKVADLIAFVASATEQSTCDYIDSFGSQCLSVFRSLGLPSTVVFIRDLPTELKRRNDAKKIVTSSLTSEFPEDCKFYPADTKDDLHKFMWLFKEQRLTTPHWRNQRPYLIAQKVDMVPDDSSPEKCTLLLTGYTRAHSLSVNQLVHVSGAGDFQLSRIEIMKDPIPLNARKDHNAMDSDDIQDAEIIRSVAPDPSSQEPFLVENVPDPLAGEQTWPTEVEMAEAERNQKQKRLRKRALPRGTSEYQAAWIVDDADGEDSGVENDGDDDEDDYGMLLDEGDSGFPSQEDTNNPDFEEDQASLHLRDSDEETENDSVMMEGDNMTREQIEDEIKKIKEAHAEDEEFPDEVDTPLDVPARKRFAKYRGLKSFRTSSWDPKESLPREYARIFAFDNFARTQKHVVARALNVEQEGRDDCAPVGSFARFYIKEVPFHVASKLCAASRTAPIVLCGLLQHESKMSVLHFSIKKHDSYDAPIKSKEELIFHVGFRQFVARPIFSTDNINSDKHKMERFLHAGRFSIASIYAPISFTPLPLIALKGAAGAGTPAVAAVGSLRSIDPDRIILKKIILTGYPQRVSKLKATVRYMFHNPEDVRWFKPVEVWTKCGRRGRVKEPVGTHGAMKCIFNGGLQQHDTVCMSLYKRAYPKWPEHRFPANV; encoded by the exons CTACGAGAGCAGAAGAAGGAAGCTCTTTTGAAAGAAAAAAGGGCTTCAAGTGGATCAGCCAGCGCTCCCCGTGTCATT CTTCTTTTCCCTCTTTCCGCATCCGTGAATGTAAGTTCACTTGCTGAAGACATTTTGAGATTGCTTTCAGCAGATGTTAGCAGAGCTCTTTCATCAACAGTAGCTTCTTCAGAGTACAAACTGCGAGCAACA GTACTGCATGCTCCTCGTGGGGACCTATTATCGTGTATGGAAATGGCCAAG GTTGCTGATTTGATTGCTTTTGTGGCATCAGCTACTGAACAAAGCACATGTGACTATATTGATTCATTTGGAAGTCAATGCCTTTCGGTGTTCAGGTCTCTAGGCTTACCGAGCACTGTCGTTTTCATTCGT GATCTGCCTACTGAGCTTAAAAGACGAAATGATGCAAAGAAGATCGTTACTTCCAGCCTTACTTCTGAATTTCCAGAAGATTGCAAGTTTTATCCTGCAGATACGAAGGACGACTTGCACAAG TTCATGTGGCTTTTTAAGGAGCAAAGACTCACAACACCGCATTGGAGAAATCAACGGCCTTATCTTATTGCTCAAAAA GTTGATATGGTACCAGATGACTCCAGTCCAGAGAAGTGTACACTTCTCCTCACTGGTTATACGCGTGCTCACAGCCTCTCAGTGAACCAGCTG GTTCATGTGTCTGGTGCGGGGGATTTTCAATTGAGTAGAATTGAAATTATGAAGGATCCTATCCCTTTAAATGCTAGAAAAGATCATAATGCTATGGATTCTGATGACATTCAAGATGCTGAG ATCATTCGTTCCGTAGCTCCTGATCCATCAAGCCAGGAGCCTTTTCTTGTAGAGAATGTTCCAGATCCACTTGCTGGAGAACAG ACATGGCCCACTGAAGTAGAAATGGCTGAGGCTGAAAGAAATCAAAAGCAGAAGAGGTTGAGAAAGAGAGCTCTCCCTCGAGGCACTTCTGAGTATCAG GCTGCTTGGATCGTAGATGATGCAGATGGAGAGGATTCTGGTGTGgagaatgatggagatgatgatgAGGATGATTATGGCATGTTGTTGGATGAAGGAGATAGTGGCTTTCCTAGTCAAGAAGACACCAATAATCCAGATTTTGAGGAAGATCAAGCTTCCTTGCACTTAAGGGACTCTGATGAAGAAACTGAAAATGATTCAGTGATGATG GAAGGGGACAATATGACAAGGGAACAGATAGAGGatgagattaaaaaaataaaagaggcaCATGCCGAAGATGAGG aATTTCCAGATGAAGTGGATACTCCACTAGATGTTCCTGCTAGAAAGCGATTTGCAAAATATAGAGGCCTCAAGTCTTTTAGGACATCCTCGTGGGACCCCAAA GAATCTCTACCTCGAGAATATGCCAGAATTTTTGCTTTTGATAATTTTGCAAGAACACAAAAGCATGTTGTTGCAAGAGCTTTAAACGTGGAGCAAGAGGGCAGGGATGACTGTGCGCCGGTTGGTTCATTTGCTAGGTTTTATATCAAGGAGGTCCCTTTTCATGTTGCTTCCAAATTGTGTGCGGCCTCAAGAACTGCGCCCATTGTTTTATGTGGTCTCCTGCAACATGAGTCTAAGATGTCTGTTCTTCATTTTAG CATAAAAAAGCATGATAGTTATGATGCTCCAATTAAATCTAAAGAAGAACTCATATTCCACGTTGGTTTCCGTCAGTTTGTTGCTAG ACCGATCTTTTCGACTGACAATATTAATTCAGACAAGCACAAGATGGAAAGGTTTCTTCATGCCGGACGTTTTTCAATAGCATCAATATATGCTCCCATTTCTTTTACACCTCTCCCCTTGATTGCTCTGAAGGGTGCAGCAGGAGCCGGCACACCTGCAGTTGCTGCTGTTGGTTCCTTGAGAAGTATTGACCCCGATAGAATAATTTTAAAGAAGATTATTTTAACTGG TTATCCTCAACGAGTATCCAAGTTAAAAGCCACAGTGCGATATATGTTCCATAATCCAGAGGATGTGAGATGGTTTAAG CCTGTTGAAGTGTGGACGAAGTGCGGTCGTCGTGGTCGAGTTAAGGAACCCGTTGGTACCCATG GTGCAATGAAATGCATATTTAATGGGGGCCTTCAACAACACGATACTGTTTGCATGAGCTTGTACAA